A genomic segment from Janthinobacterium sp. 64 encodes:
- a CDS encoding 4Fe-4S binding protein, giving the protein MRLFIACWLFLFILGQAWAGVLTKAELARRFPAPIVVGDKEADLPVWPLFRQNATATELVGYVFESVDLAPIPGFSGVPVNLLIAIDPKGSFLDVAVLSQHEPVFLDGLGEAPLFQFVKQYQGLSLKQNIAIDARTKRAPDATHADIDGVSKATASVRIINQSVLASALKVSRKKLGFAQGRDPDQIARIRMEVFEKRSVTQMLAQGLIQHVRLSNKDVEALFAGSPGAGLDVEAQRDPDGVFIDLYLAYVSVPSVGRNLLTERSWNKLRNRLDEGDHAILVMSRGRYSVLGDDFVRGTVPDRLLLKQDGLPIDMRDLDLELRLSDGGSLPTENVAVFRIISQAGLDAASPLAFTMPITRNKGIVYPERIARNVDFNYRLPAEFYTAPQGDDATWRGTWKNRKAELMLLLAGMALLAGALAWQKRLVRDGRQFAWFRRLFLVFTIGFIGYYAQGQLSIVNITGFIQALLAGRSLGFFLFDPMTVTLWAFVLLSLFIWGRGTFCGWLCPFGALQEFTGKLGQLLRLPQWKIKPRLDGRLKWIKYGLLAAILGSSLFSSQITDKLVELEPFKTAITLNFVRAWPFVAYAVGLLLLSSVSYKFFCRYLCPFGAALALLGRFRLFNWIPRRKECGTPCQTCRHRCEHHAIAPSGKIDYGECFQCMDCVVIYASDEKCAPLMLEIKRARTIPIVRATAEESSDAA; this is encoded by the coding sequence ATGCGGTTGTTCATAGCCTGCTGGCTATTCCTGTTCATTCTGGGACAGGCGTGGGCGGGCGTGCTCACCAAGGCCGAACTGGCACGGCGTTTTCCTGCACCCATCGTCGTCGGCGACAAGGAAGCCGACTTGCCCGTCTGGCCCTTGTTCCGCCAAAACGCCACGGCTACCGAACTGGTCGGCTACGTGTTTGAATCGGTGGACCTGGCGCCGATTCCCGGCTTTTCCGGCGTACCCGTCAATCTGCTGATCGCCATCGATCCGAAAGGCAGTTTTCTCGACGTCGCCGTGCTGTCGCAACACGAACCCGTGTTTCTCGATGGCCTAGGTGAAGCACCCCTGTTTCAGTTCGTCAAACAGTACCAGGGCTTGTCGCTGAAACAGAATATCGCCATCGATGCAAGAACCAAACGCGCGCCAGATGCGACCCATGCCGATATCGACGGCGTGTCGAAGGCCACGGCCTCCGTGCGCATCATCAACCAAAGTGTGCTCGCGTCGGCATTGAAAGTGTCGCGCAAAAAACTGGGTTTCGCGCAAGGCCGCGACCCGGACCAGATCGCCCGCATCCGCATGGAGGTATTCGAGAAACGCAGCGTGACGCAGATGCTCGCACAGGGCTTGATCCAGCATGTTCGCTTAAGCAACAAGGACGTGGAAGCCTTGTTTGCGGGCAGTCCCGGCGCGGGACTCGATGTGGAAGCCCAGCGCGATCCGGACGGCGTGTTCATCGACCTGTACCTGGCGTATGTATCCGTGCCCAGCGTGGGGCGCAATCTGTTGACGGAACGCAGCTGGAACAAGCTGCGCAACCGGCTTGACGAGGGCGACCACGCCATCCTCGTCATGTCGCGCGGGCGCTATAGCGTGCTGGGCGACGATTTCGTGCGCGGCACCGTGCCCGACCGGCTGTTGTTGAAGCAGGACGGCTTGCCCATCGACATGCGCGACCTCGACCTGGAATTGCGCTTGTCCGATGGGGGATCGTTGCCGACGGAAAATGTCGCCGTGTTTCGGATCATCAGCCAGGCGGGGCTCGATGCGGCCAGCCCGCTGGCGTTTACCATGCCGATCACGCGCAACAAGGGCATCGTGTATCCGGAACGCATCGCGCGCAACGTGGATTTCAACTACCGCTTGCCGGCCGAGTTCTATACAGCGCCGCAAGGCGACGATGCCACGTGGCGCGGCACGTGGAAGAACCGCAAGGCTGAGTTGATGCTCTTGCTGGCCGGGATGGCGCTGCTGGCCGGCGCATTGGCCTGGCAGAAACGCCTGGTGCGCGATGGCCGCCAATTTGCGTGGTTCCGCCGCCTGTTCCTGGTGTTTACCATTGGCTTCATCGGCTATTACGCGCAGGGGCAGTTATCGATCGTCAATATTACGGGCTTCATTCAGGCACTGCTGGCGGGGCGCAGCCTGGGTTTTTTCCTGTTTGATCCAATGACGGTGACCCTGTGGGCCTTCGTACTGCTCAGTCTGTTCATCTGGGGGCGCGGCACGTTTTGCGGCTGGCTGTGTCCGTTTGGCGCGCTGCAGGAATTCACTGGCAAGCTGGGCCAGTTGCTGCGCTTGCCGCAGTGGAAGATCAAGCCGCGTCTCGATGGCCGCTTGAAATGGATCAAGTATGGCTTGCTGGCGGCCATACTTGGCAGCAGCCTGTTTTCCAGCCAGATCACGGACAAGTTGGTGGAGCTGGAGCCATTCAAGACGGCCATTACCCTGAACTTCGTGCGCGCCTGGCCGTTCGTCGCGTATGCCGTGGGCTTGTTGCTGCTGAGTAGTGTTTCCTATAAATTCTTTTGCCGCTATCTGTGCCCATTTGGCGCGGCGCTGGCGCTGCTGGGACGGTTTCGCCTGTTCAACTGGATTCCGCGGCGCAAGGAATGCGGCACACCGTGCCAGACTTGCCGCCACCGCTGCGAACATCACGCCATCGCGCCCAGTGGGAAAATCGATTACGGTGAGTGTTTCCAGTGCATGGATTGCGTGGTGATTTACGCCAGCGATGAAAAATGCGCACCCTTGATGCTGGAAATCAAGCGTGCCCGCACCATTCCCATCGTCCGGGCCACGGCAGAGGAGAGCAGCGATGCAGCGTAG
- a CDS encoding FAD:protein FMN transferase — MQRRTFISAAIGSVAGMAGVILPGSMARGTATASGVRPYQGAALAFGTTIAITVSHHDQHQAELAIEDALHAARNIDRLMSIYSPASQVFQLNRDGRLARPDAHLLAVLSQAQALSQWSDGAFDITVQPLWQLFRAAADQARMPTDTLRRAAQARVGWRQLAWDSREVRFLQPGMALTLNGLAQGYAADMALAAVQARGIRHALLDTGEFIARGQRSLRRPWTLGIQDPRDAEILAATLKVEGRSVATSGDYECSFTPDFVHHHIFDPANGDSPRELASVTVLAPTGLLADGLSTAFMVTGAARAHAMAAHMEGVDLMTIDKQGRREMSPGFSRLL, encoded by the coding sequence ATGCAGCGTAGAACGTTTATTTCCGCAGCGATCGGCAGCGTGGCCGGCATGGCGGGCGTTATTTTGCCTGGCAGCATGGCGCGCGGCACGGCCACGGCATCCGGCGTGCGGCCTTATCAAGGCGCCGCGCTGGCGTTTGGCACGACGATCGCCATCACCGTGTCGCACCACGATCAGCACCAGGCCGAACTGGCGATTGAAGACGCCTTGCACGCGGCCAGGAATATCGACCGCTTGATGAGTATTTACAGCCCGGCCAGCCAAGTCTTTCAGCTGAACCGCGATGGCCGCCTGGCCCGGCCGGATGCGCATCTGCTGGCCGTGCTGTCGCAGGCGCAAGCCTTGTCGCAATGGAGCGATGGGGCGTTTGATATCACCGTGCAGCCTTTATGGCAGCTGTTTCGCGCGGCGGCAGACCAGGCACGCATGCCGACGGACACATTGCGTCGCGCAGCGCAGGCGCGGGTAGGCTGGCGGCAACTGGCTTGGGATAGCCGCGAAGTGCGTTTTCTTCAGCCCGGCATGGCGCTGACCTTGAATGGTCTGGCGCAAGGCTACGCGGCGGACATGGCGCTGGCGGCCGTGCAGGCGCGCGGTATACGGCACGCGCTGCTCGACACGGGCGAATTCATTGCGCGCGGACAGCGCTCCCTGCGCCGTCCGTGGACCTTGGGGATCCAGGATCCGCGCGATGCAGAAATCCTGGCGGCCACCTTGAAAGTGGAGGGGCGCAGCGTGGCCACGTCAGGCGATTACGAATGCAGTTTTACGCCTGACTTCGTGCATCACCACATCTTCGACCCCGCGAACGGTGATTCGCCGCGCGAACTGGCCAGCGTGACCGTGCTGGCGCCCACGGGCTTGCTGGCCGATGGCTTGTCGACGGCCTTCATGGTGACGGGCGCGGCGCGCGCGCATGCGATGGCCGCACACATGGAAGGCGTCGACCTGATGACCATCGACAAGCAGGGCCGACGCGAGATGTCGCCCGGCTTTTCCCGTCTACTCTAG
- a CDS encoding sigma-54-dependent Fis family transcriptional regulator produces MYQPSATYRSAPFSSIADANILPAGQDNVPVIIETSHQRSVAFGLSPTATPDFTPAGKSDLSLLIEQNRMLHTHALPAMETLYQQIVNTHNMVILTDANGVIVHSLGDDDFLEKANRVALQPGVAWSEQSRGTNAIGTAITEKVPTLVHADQHYLAANHFLTCSAAPITDHRGNVIGVLDVSSDQRSFHKHTMALVRMSALMIENQLFSATFEDAITVHFHARPEFIGTLMEGIASFTPGGRFLSANKNGLFQLGLSFAALQSHTFSSLFGLPVSALYEHYRTASPGLLNLCMHSGVRVYGRAQLRLSNSVFQHGFTASTDHSDINAVPAQVPAPASHAANAARRLSGLRYLRTGDPQLELVIEKVNKVLGRDIPILVMGETGTGKELLAQAIHNDSPRAMGPFIAVNCASIPETLIESELFGYEDGAFTGARKKGAIGKILQANGGTLFLDEIGDMPFGLQARLLRVLQERMVTPLGSSKSITVNVELICATNHNLRERMAKGLFREDLYYRLNGLVVKLPPLRERTDLDTVVKKILATEAPDTRYTVAPDILRMFHQHKWPGNFRQLTNLLRTAIVMAGDEHEICLRHMPDDFLDDIEMTQATAASASTDRMIAAGANLEEMEQSAILKSLDAHGGNVSATARALGVSRNTIYRKVPHLK; encoded by the coding sequence ATGTATCAACCGTCAGCTACTTACCGTAGCGCACCGTTTTCGTCCATCGCGGACGCGAACATTTTGCCGGCAGGGCAAGACAACGTCCCCGTCATCATTGAAACTTCCCATCAGCGCTCCGTCGCCTTTGGCCTGTCGCCCACGGCCACGCCCGACTTTACGCCGGCCGGCAAATCCGACCTGTCACTGCTGATCGAGCAAAACCGCATGCTGCACACGCACGCACTGCCGGCGATGGAAACCCTGTACCAGCAAATCGTCAACACGCACAATATGGTGATATTGACGGATGCCAACGGCGTCATCGTGCATTCGCTGGGCGACGATGATTTCCTGGAGAAAGCCAACCGCGTGGCGCTGCAGCCGGGCGTGGCATGGTCGGAACAAAGCCGCGGCACGAATGCCATCGGCACGGCCATCACGGAGAAAGTGCCGACCTTGGTCCATGCGGACCAGCATTACCTGGCCGCCAATCATTTTCTGACGTGCTCAGCGGCACCGATCACTGATCACAGGGGCAATGTCATCGGCGTGCTGGACGTATCGAGCGACCAGCGCAGTTTTCACAAGCATACGATGGCCCTGGTGCGCATGTCGGCGCTGATGATCGAAAATCAGCTGTTTTCCGCCACCTTCGAAGACGCCATCACCGTGCACTTCCACGCGCGTCCCGAATTCATCGGCACCTTGATGGAAGGCATCGCCTCATTCACGCCGGGCGGACGGTTTTTATCCGCCAATAAAAACGGTTTGTTCCAGCTGGGCCTGTCATTCGCCGCGCTGCAATCGCATACCTTCAGTTCACTGTTCGGCTTGCCCGTGTCTGCCCTGTACGAACATTACCGCACGGCTTCACCCGGTTTGCTGAACCTGTGCATGCACAGCGGCGTGCGCGTGTATGGGCGCGCGCAGTTGCGCTTGTCCAATAGCGTCTTCCAGCACGGTTTCACTGCCAGCACCGACCATAGCGATATCAACGCCGTGCCGGCCCAGGTTCCCGCGCCGGCCAGCCATGCGGCCAACGCGGCGCGCCGCCTGTCGGGCCTGCGCTACCTGCGCACGGGCGATCCGCAACTGGAACTGGTGATCGAAAAGGTCAACAAGGTATTGGGACGCGACATTCCCATCCTCGTCATGGGCGAAACGGGCACCGGCAAGGAATTGCTGGCGCAAGCCATCCATAACGACTCGCCGAGGGCCATGGGGCCGTTCATTGCCGTCAATTGCGCATCGATTCCGGAAACCCTGATCGAGTCTGAACTGTTCGGCTATGAAGACGGGGCATTTACGGGCGCGCGCAAGAAAGGGGCGATAGGCAAGATCCTGCAAGCCAATGGCGGCACCCTGTTCCTCGATGAAATCGGCGACATGCCGTTTGGCTTGCAGGCACGGCTGTTGCGCGTGCTGCAGGAACGCATGGTCACCCCGCTGGGCAGCAGCAAATCGATCACCGTTAATGTGGAACTCATTTGCGCCACGAACCACAACTTGCGCGAACGCATGGCCAAGGGACTGTTCCGCGAAGACTTGTATTACCGCCTGAATGGCCTGGTGGTCAAACTGCCGCCGCTGCGTGAACGCACCGACCTGGATACAGTCGTGAAAAAGATCCTCGCAACGGAAGCGCCCGATACGCGCTACACGGTGGCGCCGGACATCCTGCGCATGTTTCACCAGCACAAATGGCCGGGAAATTTCCGCCAGCTGACGAACCTGTTGCGCACGGCCATCGTCATGGCGGGCGACGAGCATGAAATCTGTCTGCGCCACATGCCTGATGATTTCCTCGACGATATTGAGATGACGCAAGCGACTGCCGCCAGCGCCAGCACGGACCGCATGATCGCCGCCGGCGCCAACCTGGAAGAAATGGAACAAAGCGCGATCCTCAAGTCGCTCGATGCACACGGCGGCAACGTCTCGGCCACGGCGCGGGCCCTGGGCGTGTCGCGCAACACGATCTATCGCAAAGTACCGCATCTGAAGTAG
- a CDS encoding DUF1840 domain-containing protein: protein MLISFKSKSSPEVLMYQEHAQRILDILHKNPTRGVITPAEAGDALALLEKEVAESKLHPENDIEHDAHTPETLEDGESGAHARAQKVHFSQRAYPLMEMLRSAKAENESITWGI, encoded by the coding sequence ATGTTGATCTCATTCAAATCCAAATCCTCCCCAGAAGTGCTGATGTACCAGGAACATGCCCAGCGCATCCTCGACATCCTGCACAAGAACCCCACGCGCGGCGTCATCACGCCAGCTGAAGCGGGCGATGCCCTGGCCCTGCTGGAAAAAGAAGTCGCGGAAAGCAAACTGCATCCGGAAAATGACATCGAACACGATGCGCATACCCCGGAAACATTGGAAGATGGCGAATCGGGCGCCCATGCACGCGCGCAAAAAGTGCATTTTTCGCAGCGCGCCTATCCCTTGATGGAAATGCTGCGCTCGGCCAAGGCGGAAAATGAAAGCATCACCTGGGGCATCTGA
- a CDS encoding YifB family Mg chelatase-like AAA ATPase: protein MSLAVLKSRALAGMEAPEVSVEVHLANGLPSFTIVGLPDTEVKESRDRVRAALQNCGFEMPARRITANLAPADLPKESGRFDLPIALGILAASGQLPGDQLHHYEFAGELSLSGQLRPIRGALAMTFAMQRSQSGAPRAFILPQANADEAALVSDACIYPAHSLLEVCAHFAAPASHTALQRHQPVLAAQVFAYPDFADVQGQQQARRALEVAAAGGHNVLMIGPPGAGKTMLASRFPGVLPPMSDAEALESAAVHSLGGHFKVEHWKRRPYRAPHQTASGVALVGGGNVPRPGEISLAHCGVLFLDEIAEFQRRVLDVLRQPMESGVISISRAARQAEFPARFQLIAAMNPCPCGYLGHASGRCRCTPDAVLRYHNRLSGPLLDRIDLQIEVAAMPPAALGRHAGAGESTQAIATRVAAAFALQLARQGKANQRLSSTEIEQHCRLETHGEQLLHGAMARLHWSARTYHRVLRVARSIADLAGSPDITQAHVAEAIQYRRVLREI from the coding sequence ATGAGTCTGGCCGTCCTGAAAAGCCGCGCCCTGGCCGGCATGGAGGCGCCCGAGGTAAGTGTCGAAGTCCACCTTGCCAATGGCTTGCCCTCATTTACCATCGTCGGCCTGCCGGATACGGAAGTGAAGGAATCGCGCGACCGCGTGCGGGCCGCGCTGCAAAATTGCGGCTTTGAGATGCCGGCACGGCGCATCACGGCCAATCTGGCGCCGGCAGACCTGCCCAAGGAATCGGGCCGCTTCGACTTGCCCATTGCGCTGGGCATCCTGGCCGCCTCCGGCCAGTTGCCGGGCGACCAATTACACCACTATGAATTCGCGGGCGAACTGTCGCTCTCGGGCCAGCTGCGTCCCATCCGCGGCGCGCTGGCCATGACTTTTGCCATGCAGCGCAGCCAGTCGGGCGCACCACGCGCCTTCATCCTGCCGCAGGCGAACGCGGACGAGGCCGCTCTCGTCAGCGATGCCTGCATCTATCCCGCCCACAGCCTGCTCGAGGTCTGCGCGCACTTTGCCGCGCCCGCCAGCCACACGGCCCTGCAACGCCACCAGCCCGTGCTGGCAGCACAGGTTTTTGCATATCCCGACTTTGCCGATGTGCAAGGGCAGCAGCAAGCGCGACGCGCACTGGAAGTGGCGGCCGCGGGCGGTCACAACGTCTTGATGATTGGCCCTCCAGGCGCGGGCAAGACCATGCTGGCCAGTCGCTTTCCCGGCGTGCTGCCGCCCATGAGCGATGCAGAGGCGCTGGAATCGGCTGCCGTCCATTCGCTGGGTGGTCACTTCAAGGTGGAACACTGGAAACGCCGTCCCTATCGCGCGCCGCATCAGACGGCGTCCGGCGTAGCCCTGGTGGGCGGCGGCAACGTGCCGCGCCCGGGAGAAATCTCGCTGGCCCACTGCGGCGTGCTGTTTCTCGATGAAATCGCCGAATTCCAGCGCCGGGTACTCGATGTCTTGCGCCAGCCGATGGAATCGGGCGTCATCAGCATTTCACGCGCGGCCCGCCAGGCCGAGTTTCCTGCCCGCTTTCAGTTGATCGCCGCCATGAATCCCTGCCCGTGCGGCTATCTTGGCCACGCTTCGGGCCGTTGCCGCTGCACGCCGGACGCCGTGCTCCGTTATCACAATCGCCTGTCCGGCCCGCTGCTCGACCGTATCGACCTGCAAATCGAAGTTGCCGCCATGCCACCGGCGGCGCTGGGCCGACACGCTGGCGCCGGTGAAAGCACGCAAGCCATCGCCACCCGGGTAGCGGCAGCCTTTGCCCTGCAACTGGCACGCCAGGGAAAAGCGAACCAGCGCCTGAGCAGCACGGAAATTGAACAGCATTGTCGTCTGGAAACGCATGGCGAACAGTTGCTGCATGGCGCCATGGCGCGTCTGCACTGGTCCGCACGCACCTACCACCGGGTATTGCGCGTGGCGCGCAGTATCGCGGACCTGGCGGGCAGCCCTGACATCACGCAGGCGCATGTTGCCGAAGCGATCCAGTACCGGCGCGTGCTGCGTGAAATATAA
- a CDS encoding accessory factor UbiK family protein, translating into MDMNTFFNDLQGKIHQAIENSPAKDIEKNVKSMMTQGFARLDLVTREEFDIQAQVLAKTRAKLDALELRLIELETRLNDPKA; encoded by the coding sequence ATGGACATGAATACCTTCTTTAACGACTTGCAAGGCAAGATTCACCAGGCCATCGAAAACTCGCCGGCCAAGGATATCGAGAAAAACGTGAAATCGATGATGACCCAGGGCTTCGCCCGCCTCGATCTCGTCACGCGCGAAGAATTCGATATCCAGGCGCAAGTGCTGGCCAAGACCCGCGCCAAGCTCGACGCACTGGAATTGCGCCTGATCGAACTGGAAACGCGCCTGAACGACCCAAAGGCATAA
- a CDS encoding TorF family putative porin has product MKNLSKNMTLVAALTLAMTAVCGSAMAQDAVAAPAAAEAVPDNVVSYNVALTSDYRYRGVSQSRLNPAVSGGADYTHNPTGLYVGTWLSSIKWIKDGGGDTNLEWDVYGGKRGEINKDFTYDVGGLYYFYPSNGLSTNANTFELYGQLGYGPVYVKYSHSTTNLFGVADSKNSGYLDVGANVEVHDGYMLNLHAGRQKVEHNDALSYNDYKIGVTKDFGVVTVALAAVKANITSLAPNGKNLAKSGLVLTVSKTF; this is encoded by the coding sequence ATGAAGAATCTGTCCAAGAACATGACTTTAGTAGCCGCGTTGACGCTGGCCATGACCGCCGTGTGCGGTAGCGCCATGGCCCAGGATGCAGTGGCAGCGCCTGCTGCGGCCGAAGCCGTACCTGATAACGTGGTGAGCTACAACGTGGCGCTGACCAGCGATTACCGTTACCGCGGTGTGTCGCAAAGCCGCCTGAACCCGGCCGTCAGCGGCGGTGCCGACTATACCCACAATCCGACGGGCCTGTATGTCGGCACCTGGCTGTCGAGCATCAAATGGATCAAGGATGGCGGCGGCGATACCAACCTGGAATGGGATGTCTACGGCGGCAAGCGTGGCGAGATCAACAAGGATTTCACTTATGACGTGGGCGGCCTGTATTACTTCTATCCCTCGAATGGGCTGAGCACCAATGCGAATACCTTCGAGCTGTACGGCCAGCTCGGCTATGGCCCGGTTTATGTCAAATACTCGCATTCGACCACGAACCTGTTCGGTGTCGCCGACAGCAAGAACAGCGGCTACCTCGACGTGGGCGCCAACGTCGAGGTGCATGATGGCTACATGCTGAACCTGCATGCCGGGCGCCAGAAAGTCGAGCACAACGATGCCCTCAGCTACAACGATTACAAGATCGGCGTGACCAAGGATTTCGGCGTAGTGACCGTGGCTCTGGCCGCCGTCAAGGCCAACATCACGTCGCTGGCACCGAATGGCAAGAACCTGGCGAAATCCGGTCTCGTGCTGACCGTGTCCAAAACCTTTTAA
- a CDS encoding P-II family nitrogen regulator, producing MKMITAIIKPFKLDEVREALSAINVQGITVTEVKGFGRQKGHTELYRGAEYVVDFLPKTKIEAAVDDAIVDQAIEAIEGAARTGKIGDGKIFVYNLEQVIRIRTGETGNEAL from the coding sequence ATGAAAATGATTACCGCAATCATTAAACCGTTCAAACTGGACGAAGTGCGCGAAGCCTTGTCGGCTATCAATGTGCAAGGCATTACCGTCACGGAAGTCAAAGGTTTCGGCCGCCAGAAAGGGCACACGGAACTCTACCGTGGTGCTGAGTATGTCGTCGATTTTTTGCCAAAAACCAAGATTGAAGCGGCCGTCGATGACGCCATTGTCGACCAGGCCATCGAAGCGATCGAAGGTGCCGCGCGTACCGGTAAAATCGGCGATGGCAAGATTTTCGTCTACAACCTGGAACAGGTCATCCGCATCCGTACCGGTGAAACCGGCAACGAAGCGCTCTAA
- a CDS encoding ammonium transporter — protein MHKNITKLLAGIACLCAFGVATPSFADAPAKTEAATTTAVAAPAVTPVPDAAPAAAAPAPAAAAPAAAPVANKGDTSFMMISTLLVILMTIPGLALFYGGLVRSKNMLSVLMQVFMVFALVIVLWCIYGYSIAFTEKTAFFGGFDRLFLNGIWDPAKGTFAAAATFSKGVVIPEFVFVAFQGTFAAITCALIVGAFAERAKFSAVLAFVVLWFTFAYLPAAHMVWFWTGPDLITNAATSASEALKAGWIWQKGALDFAGGTVVHINAAVAGLVGAIMIGKRVGYGRESMAPHSLTMTMIGASLLWVGWFGFNAGSSLEAGDVAALAFVNTLLATAAATLSWVFGEWISKGKPSMLGGASGAVAGLVAITPAAGFVGPMGGLVMGLLAGIVCLWGVNGLKRLIGADDSLDVFGVHGVGGILGALLTGVFAAPQLGGQGIFDYVTNKMSADPYSIGHQVWVQAQAVGTTIIWSAVVSVIAYKLVDIVIGLRVPEEEEREGLDITSHGEQAYHG, from the coding sequence ATGCATAAAAATATAACAAAATTGCTCGCCGGGATAGCCTGCCTGTGTGCGTTTGGCGTCGCCACGCCAAGCTTTGCCGATGCGCCCGCCAAGACGGAGGCGGCCACGACCACGGCCGTCGCCGCCCCTGCCGTCACGCCCGTACCTGACGCCGCGCCCGCTGCCGCCGCGCCGGCCCCGGCCGCTGCCGCGCCAGCCGCCGCGCCCGTCGCCAACAAGGGCGATACCAGTTTCATGATGATCAGCACCTTGCTGGTGATCTTGATGACCATCCCCGGCCTGGCCCTGTTCTACGGCGGCCTGGTGCGCTCGAAGAACATGCTGTCGGTGCTGATGCAGGTGTTCATGGTGTTCGCGCTGGTCATCGTGCTGTGGTGCATCTATGGCTACTCGATTGCCTTCACGGAAAAAACCGCCTTCTTCGGTGGCTTCGACCGCCTGTTCCTGAACGGCATCTGGGATCCGGCTAAAGGCACGTTTGCCGCCGCCGCTACCTTCAGCAAGGGTGTCGTCATTCCCGAGTTCGTGTTCGTCGCTTTCCAGGGCACGTTTGCCGCCATCACCTGCGCGCTGATCGTCGGCGCCTTTGCCGAACGCGCCAAGTTTTCCGCCGTGCTCGCCTTCGTCGTGCTGTGGTTCACGTTTGCCTACCTGCCAGCGGCCCATATGGTGTGGTTCTGGACCGGTCCTGACCTGATCACCAACGCCGCCACCTCGGCCAGCGAAGCCCTGAAGGCGGGCTGGATCTGGCAAAAAGGCGCGCTGGACTTCGCCGGCGGCACCGTGGTGCACATCAACGCCGCCGTTGCCGGCCTGGTCGGTGCCATCATGATCGGCAAGCGCGTCGGCTACGGCCGCGAATCGATGGCGCCGCACTCGCTGACGATGACCATGATCGGTGCCTCGCTGCTGTGGGTGGGCTGGTTCGGTTTCAATGCCGGTTCCTCGCTGGAAGCGGGCGACGTCGCGGCCCTGGCCTTCGTCAACACCTTGCTGGCCACTGCCGCCGCCACCCTGTCGTGGGTATTTGGCGAGTGGATCAGCAAAGGCAAGCCATCGATGCTCGGCGGCGCCTCCGGCGCGGTGGCCGGCCTGGTGGCGATCACCCCGGCAGCCGGCTTTGTCGGTCCGATGGGCGGCCTGGTCATGGGCTTGCTGGCCGGTATCGTCTGCCTGTGGGGCGTGAATGGCCTGAAACGCCTGATCGGCGCCGACGATTCGCTCGACGTGTTCGGCGTGCATGGCGTGGGTGGTATCCTCGGCGCCCTGCTGACGGGTGTGTTTGCGGCACCACAACTGGGCGGCCAGGGCATCTTCGACTATGTCACCAACAAGATGTCGGCGGATCCCTATTCCATCGGCCATCAGGTGTGGGTGCAGGCGCAAGCAGTCGGCACCACCATTATCTGGTCGGCCGTGGTCTCCGTCATCGCCTATAAACTGGTCGACATCGTCATCGGCCTGCGCGTACCGGAAGAAGAAGAGCGCGAAGGCCTCGATATCACGAGCCACGGCGAGCAGGCGTATCATGGTTAA